Proteins from one Desmodus rotundus isolate HL8 chromosome 9, HLdesRot8A.1, whole genome shotgun sequence genomic window:
- the OR1I1 gene encoding LOW QUALITY PROTEIN: olfactory receptor 1I1 (The sequence of the model RefSeq protein was modified relative to this genomic sequence to represent the inferred CDS: inserted 1 base in 1 codon) produces the protein MEPENQTAVSEFLLLGLSEKPESHTLLFGLFLSMYLVTMLGNLLIILAIISDSHLHMPMYFFLSNLSLVDAFFSSTTVPKMLANLWSQSRAMPFAGCLXMSPRVCGLLVGGPWLITNLQSLVHTCLMSQLTFCAGSEIPHFFCDLMPLLKLSCSDTHTNELVIFVFGLLMGISPLSCILLSYTCIFRAVFKIPSAQGKWKAFSTRGSHLTVVSLFYGTIFAVYLQPTSLASSQDKAAALMCGAVIPMLNPFIYSLRNKDMKAALRKLLSRPTPSQP, from the exons ATGgaaccagaaaatcaaaccgctGTCTCCGAATTCCTCCTCCTGGGACTCTCAGAAAAGCCAGAGAGTCATACCCTCCTCTTCGGGCTGTTCCTCTCCATGTACCTGGTCACCATGTTGGggaacctgctcatcatcctggccatcatctcagactcccacctccacatgcccatgtacttcttcctctccaacctgtcccTAGTCGATGCCTTTTTCTCGTCCACCACTGTCCCCAAGATGCTAGCAAACCTCTGGTCCCAGAGCCGAGCCATGCCCTTTGCCGGCTGCC GCATGAGCCCCCGTGTCTGTGGGCTGCTGGTCGGTGGGCCGTGGCTGATCACCAACCTCCAGTCACTCGTACACACCTGCCTCATGTCTCAATTGACCTTCTGCGCAGGCTCCGAAATCCCCCACTTCTTCTGTGACCTCATGCCCCTGCTGAAGCTCTCCTGCTCGGACACTCACACCAATGAGCTGGTGATCTTTGTTTTCGGCCTCCTCATGGGCATCAGCCCACTCTCGTGCATCCTCCTCTCTTACACCTGCATTTTCCGGGCAGTGTTCAAGATCCCTTCTGCTCAGGGCAAGTGGAAAGCCTTCTCCACTCGTGGCTCCCACCTCACCGTGGTGTCACTCTTCTATGGCACCATCTTCGCTGTGTACTTGCAGCCCACATCTCTCGCCTCCTCCCAGGACAAGGCGGCTGCCCTGATGTGTGGGGCGGTcatccccatgctgaacccctttaTCTACAGCCTAAGGAACAAGGACATGAAGGCAGCCCTAAGGAAGCTCCTCAGCAGACCTACCCCCTCTCAGCCCTAG